A window of Ptychodera flava strain L36383 chromosome 1, AS_Pfla_20210202, whole genome shotgun sequence contains these coding sequences:
- the LOC139139649 gene encoding toll-like receptor 6, with the protein MSAKLLMHQLKSQQLTRSVNTKLEHIKDVSEDNRYEIKKLWQMMTYIQIKVAVLSSISLQLLINFWKWVIFFVSAILSSVKMYKCIQRKLKDREMKRHYARLEEIAALGLTFRHQCSEYKYDVFISSCEEDGTFVEDQLLPKIQTEWHLSKYYGEMDGPLGVDIISNLSEKIHKSRKTLVVLSQKFIQSSWSVHELCLAYHRKFFDAKDSLVILHWSDLIDNPLELEPLLQGNNYADFRKGSTEKARNKLKHALIKGRKSKQH; encoded by the exons ATGTCAGCTAAGTTACTTATGCATCAGCTGAAATCACAACAACTTACAAGATCAGTGAATACCAAGTTGGAACATATTAAGGACGTCTCAGAAGACAACAGATATGAAATCAAGAAATTATGGCAAATGATGACATATATACAAATAAAGGTTGCAG tTCTTTCAAGTATATCTTTACAACTGTTGATCAACTTTTGGAAGTGGGTGATTTTCTTTGTGTCAGCAATATTGTCATCAgtcaaaatgtacaaatgtatacaGAGAAAGCTCAAAGACAGGGAGATGAAGAGACACTACGCGCGACTGGAAGAAATTGCTGCCTTGGGTCTAACGTTTCGACATCAAT GTTCTGAGTATAAATATGACGTGTTCATTTCATCGTGTGAAGAAGATGGAACATTTGTGGAAGATCAGTTATTGCCAAAGATACAAACAGAATGGCATCTTTCCAAGTACTATGGTGAAATGGACGGGCCGTTGGGGGTTGACATAATATCAAACCTGTCAGAAAAAATCCATAAAAGCAGGAAGACACTGGTTGTTCTGTCACAGAAATTCATACAAAGCAGCTGGTCGGTTCATGAGCTCTGTTTAGCTTACCACAGGAAATTTTTTGACGCTAAAGACAGTCTTGTAATATTACATTGGTCAGACTTAATAGATAATCCATTAGAGCTGGAGCCATTACTTCAGGGAAACAACTACGCAGATTTTAGAAAAGGTAGTACAGAAAAAGCTCGGAATAAACTGAAACATGCATTAATCAAGGGAAGAAAAAGTAAACAGCATTAA